GCGAGCCCCGCCCTTCCCATTCCGAAGCCGCCTGGCCCGCCCGGCTGGATCGATTGCGCGCCGAAATCGCGAGAGCCCGGGTGGTGGTGGTGGCGTACTCCGGAGGAGTGGACTCGAGCCTGGTGCTGCGCGTCGCCCACGAAGTGCTTGGCGAAAATGCACATGGCGTGATCGGCCGCTCCGACTCCTATGCCGCCGAGGAGCTGCGGCTCGCAGTCGCCCAGGCCGAAGCGTTCGGCGCGCAGGTTGAAATCGTATCTACCGGTGAGCTGTCCGATCCCAATTTCCGTTCCAATCCGATCCAGCGCTGCTACTTCTGCAAGACCGAGCTGTATCGCGAGCTGGGCGAAGTGGCGGCGCGCGTCGGCGCGACGGCGATCCTCGATGGCACGATCGCCGACGACCTCGCGGACTGGCGGCCGGGGCGGAGGGCCGCGGAGGAGCATCGAGTGAGATCTCCACTCGCCGAGCTGGGTTTCCGCAAGGCCGACGTGCGCGCGGCCGCGGCGCACTACGGGCTCGCGAGCCACGACAAGCCCGCCTCGCCCTGCCTGGCCTCACGCATCCCCTACGGCACCGAGATCACACGCGAGATCCTGTCGAGGATCGAGCGAGGCGAGCAATTGCTGCGTTCACTGGGATTTCGGATCGTGCGCGTGAGGCACCACGGCGACGTCGCGCGCGTCGAGGTGCCGCTCGCCGACCTGCCGAAGCTCGCCTCCGAGCCGGTGAAGTCGCTGGTCGAGTCCGAGCTGATCCGCCTCGGCTACCGCGCCGTGGTCATGGATCCGCGCGGCTTCCGCTCGGGCAGCCTGAACGAAGGCGTGGTGCCGGCATGACCGTGCAATCCGCCCAGAATCCGGGAACCATCCGGACCGGGCCTGGGGTATGGAGAGGTGCGCCCCGTAGGGCGGCGGCACAATGCGATCTTCGCTGGGATCGCCGGTGCCCCGTGGCTCCCGGCCCCGGTCTCGCCGATGGTCCCAGTCCGATCGCAACGACGGCTAGGATGCATCGGCCTTTTGTGTTTCCGCCTGGAGCGGCGAGGAGGGAGACGGAATGAGCACCGGCAGAAGCAGCGTGAAACCCCGCGTTCAGCGGCGCCCGGCCGAAAGCGACCTGGGCTTCAACTGGGGGCGGGCCAATTCATCCCTGCTGGTGTTGGGACTTGCGGTGCTGGCCGCCGGGTATCTGGCGCTGGCCCGGGGGTCCGTCACGCTGGCGCCTGTGCTGCTCGTGCTGGGCTACTGCGGGTTCATTCCGGCGTCCCTTCTGGTCCGCGGGCGGGCAGAGGGTTCGGGCGAATAGCTCAGCTGGCTAGAGCACGTGCCTTACAAGCACGGGGTCACAGGTTCGAGCCCTGTTTCGCCCACCAGCGGGGTGCACGGACGCGCACCTGCCTGTCGCGGCCGGGATTGGAAAGGGCCGCCGGCGACCAGGGGACGCCGGCGGCACCTGGACCCTGCAACAGGCTGGGAGGGTTGAAGCTAAAAAGAGTCTTGACACCCCCCTGAGCGGGATTTTAGACTTTCTCCTGTTTGGAAGACCTTGCTATCGCGCGAATTAACCGCGCCTCACCCAATTTGAGTCGACCGAAAGAGAGATCGATTGAAAGGAGGTGGCTCGCAGCCAGACCTGATTGCTCGCAA
The sequence above is a segment of the Candidatus Sulfotelmatobacter sp. genome. Coding sequences within it:
- the larE gene encoding ATP-dependent sacrificial sulfur transferase LarE, coding for MSSDPLVQIGEPRPSHSEAAWPARLDRLRAEIARARVVVVAYSGGVDSSLVLRVAHEVLGENAHGVIGRSDSYAAEELRLAVAQAEAFGAQVEIVSTGELSDPNFRSNPIQRCYFCKTELYRELGEVAARVGATAILDGTIADDLADWRPGRRAAEEHRVRSPLAELGFRKADVRAAAAHYGLASHDKPASPCLASRIPYGTEITREILSRIERGEQLLRSLGFRIVRVRHHGDVARVEVPLADLPKLASEPVKSLVESELIRLGYRAVVMDPRGFRSGSLNEGVVPA